Within the Bombyx mori chromosome 24, ASM3026992v2 genome, the region tacaggtaccagataagggaaataaatgtaagatttttattatacacatacataatatattaaatatacatccataaccctggaaaagacatttatatttatcatacaaatatcttcccttggcgggattcgaacccgcgacccccttgtgtagtgaccatgtcacttaccactacaccagacggccgtttgaccatgtcacttaccactacaccagacggacgtatACTACTATACTATTGTGAGTAATTATCCAAAGCCCACATGCATACCTAATGTTATGTGTTAAGAGATTACTGGACTGGACAAAACAATTAACATGTAAGGTACAaagtaatctttttttaaactttaatttcattattgtaACTTGACTGGCTGGATTCAGATTATGGTGTTGAATGATACCGTGTCATAGaaagaacaataataattgaagtAAAACACTACAAACCTTCCATAGGAATCTCATATCTATGtgctaaatataaaatgttatcaCCAACTTTCcctttaacatttattttaactcCATCTTTATCAACATATACAACGTTCAcactgaaatataaattattaataataataactaggaacaaatgaagcattttttttttattgcttagatgtgtggacgagctcagacggtgttaagtggttactggagcccatggacatctacaacgtaaatgcgccacacaccttgagttctaaggttccTAAGGTCCTGGCTcctaaattactggtggtagaacctcttgtgagtccgtgcgggtaggtaccaccaccctgcctatttgtgccgtgaagcagtaatgcgtttcggtttgaagggtggggcagcctttgtaactatacttgagaacttagaagttatatctcaaggtgggtggcgcatttacgttgtagatgtctatgggctccagtaaccacttaacaccaggtgggctgtgagcttgtcctctcatataagcaacaaaaaaaaagaaacttagaTTTACTATGTGATTTACACAAAGTCTTTAGTGATGTTTAGCACCATGTATTGCCAATTTCTCTAAGTACTTGTATCAATTTGAAGATTAACATAGCCATGCAATCTACACCATTGTTCATTAAACAAAGAAAATCTTTTTCTTAACTAACAGAAGAGAAAAAGGGTACTTCTTTTTTTGCCTATTTACACATATATTATACAAGAGATAACCTTTATTATCTGTGCTTTAATTAGTAGCTTGATTAATAAACTTATTATGGCTACATTTATAAAAACAAGTTTTAATCTCATCTCatgcataaataaaatatgtttccttttaaatcatattaaaatgtatgtgtgactttagtatattaataatgtatgactttagtatattaataatgcaatataataatatttactagatataaacattttttaaatttatatctatGAATACtgaaaacataacaaaaattatatcatattctattagcttgtttatttttttgtgtttagtatataaagtacataattttttaatttactgaagATAGTAAATATAATCATAACCTGTTGAAGAAactgaaatttcaaaaaaactagtataaaaaatatgaaaaataagaatggtattgttttgttttgattcgATCAAGGCCCCGTTTAAGGTTTTCAATTGTAACTACTCTTTAGATTTTCTAGATAATATATGTAACAAAATTCCTTTCAGATTTCGCTTGTGGCGATACTCACACTTCATCTTCAGACTTCGGATCTTGCCATTCGTATTCTCCGTGTTTTAAATCTGCcgataacattttaattaatatttcttgTTGTCAGCACTAAACATATAACGCTATGTAAATACTCACGATTCGTAGTGTGAATTCTCTTGTTTTGTACAATAAACGATCGTCGCAAATCACTCAGTCTATTACACGAGATAAGTCGTTTAATTGATAATTGGAGCATGATACACAACGTGCCTTTGTTGAGAAAACTtcgaatcaaaataaaataattcggtTTTTGGTTATGTACATTGAATATTTTTCAGTCAGTAggtgtaggtaggtacctacctatgaAGTTGACATATGTGGACAATAGAGACTTATTGACTGTCGTCAgctgatattattatatcagtCTGTGGCTGATTGTAGTGTAGGTCATAGGTAGGTATACTTAGCCTTTGGCAGCTCTCTACTACCATTGATTTATAGGTATAGTCTGTGATGAAAGAAAGCCCGCAAAAAttaaaggactttttggcgggaacgtgagtagtgaagttgtgtgtttgttttattttgtctatttagtgtttcttcaggtttaaatgtgtaataacggtggtttattaactgtttaatatctgtgaaagtgcacaaatgtgggaaaatgaaacaaagccgctggacgtaacttctcgggatcctccaaaaagtccactgaaaaaatctcagtaaatgaccaccattttactgagattattcatcccatatcatctcatttcatttaatttcatcccagttgattaatgtcttaaattaatcatcttgaattcatttcatttcaccccatattatcatttttcataaaaagaagaatattaattaaaataagacatgactgaaaagtcttagttaccaggtcataaaatcccttaaaaaaaagcagtaaaattacaatccaatttttttaatttaaattaatatacataggtacatatataTTCTCACTTCATGTTAAATACTATATATTAATTGCGTTGTTTGACATAACATCGGCCGGTACGTGATACGTCAACAAACTCGCAAAGGTCAAAACGTGATTGAATAAAAACTTCACTGTCCAAAATATTTTAAGACGATAAGCTTCGTTCctctcaataataataaaattgatttctTAGTTTAACCTAAGATTGAGATTTCAGTGTGATAGATAAAACAACACAAGCTCACTCTCTCTGTCCAAAATGCTAGTGacgtattaattttaaacatataaCTTCTATGTGAATTAATAGTTTAAGCTGTAACATTTCAGCAGTCGCCTCTATACAAAACCCTTTGGTTTAATTAGCAATTTTTTGTAAAgcttgcaataataaaaattaaatgtcataATTGTCATATTATTCAAGCGTCAATCATATGATGACTTCTATACTATAAGgccattttgtataaaatattaatgaattgataataaaatattgatttttatgaTAAAGGCTTAggtagttcaattaaaaaaaatgttaaatatgaTCATTTTACGCAAACATGCGTGATTATTACTGATAATCTTACAACAACACgtgatttttaatgaaaaacattgctgatatattcttattttttggtGAGTGACGTGTTTAATGCATTCGGCATTCGCGCCTTTAAATTTGAGCGATAGGTTCTACATTCTTAGAAAACGTTGTTTTAACCCTCTGaaatcaatatttataaattgaggatagtatgttttattattatttactggtcACTTATTTTATGtcgtaaaaaaatgtaaactaaAATCGTTAATATATTTGACTATGTACTTTAAACAGTAATAGGAAATTGATTGTTTTGGAAAATATAGTAATGTTATTCATAAATCTCTTGTGGAAAACAACAAAGTGCTCGATTTGCATTTCTTCCCACAATAGTTCAGATTTCAAGTTTTTATTGTGTTCGTAAATGAAACGTCCAGTTGTGTAACTTATATTACATAGTCCTAGGACTAaatgtgttttaaaattaaaatacaatgatGGACGAGATACTTTCAAGTATTTAACCTATTTATCTTGCTTTCCCTTAGTTCTGGGGCGGTCTTCTGCAACATTAATTCACATTTAATTCTGTGGGGAGCTGTCACTGTTGCTCATGAATTGTTCATTAAAAACGTCAAGGGCCTAGGCAAGCTATTACAAT harbors:
- the LOC101738520 gene encoding adrenodoxin-like protein 1, mitochondrial, coding for MLQLSIKRLISCNRLSDLRRSFIVQNKRIHTTNHLKHGEYEWQDPKSEDEVVNVVYVDKDGVKINVKGKVGDNILYLAHRYEIPMEGACEASLACTTCHVYIPHDYLDKLPPSEEKEDDLLDMAPFLKENSRLGCQIVLTKELEGMVIQLPKATRNFYVDGHKPKPH